The window ATATCAAACTTTAAATTATCCCACGGATTGGCATTGCTGATCATATACCATCTGGTGGCATCCGGACCATATTCCGCCAGTGTCGTAAACGGATCTACCGCATTGCCTAAACGCTTGGACATCTTTTGCCCGTTTTTATCCAGCACCAAACCATTAGACACTACATTTTTATATGCTACAGAGTCGAAGACCAAGGTTCCGATGGCGTGTAAGGTATAAAACCATCCTCTGGTCTGATCGACCCCTTCTGCTATATAATCGGCAGGATATGACGCTTTATCATCTATCAGCTCTTTATTTTCAAACGGATAATGCCATTGCGCATATGGCATTGATCCACTATCAAACCAGACATCGATAAGGTCTGATTCTCTTTTCATCGGCTTACCCGATGGTGAAACCAAAGTAATTTGATCTACTATATTCTTATGAAGGTCTACTGTATCATAGTTCTCCTCACTCATATTTCCGACTTCAAAATCAGCAAATACATCGGCATCCATAAAGCCTGCTTCAACAGCTTTTGTCATTTTAGCTTTCAACTCTTCCACAGAGCCAATAATAACCTCTTCCTTTCCGTCTTCGGTTCTCCATATCGGCAAAGGGATTCCCCAGAAGCGTGAACGCGAAAGATTCCAGTCGTTAGCATTCTGCAACCAGTTTCCAAACCGGCCTTCTCCAGTAGCTTTTGGTTTCCAGTTGATTGTCTTATTCAACTCGAACATCCTGTCTTTCAGCTCAGTAACTTTTATAAACCACGAATCTAACGGGTAGTACAAAACAGGCTTGTCGGTACGCCAACAATGCGGATAGCTATGGACATACTTCTCTACCTTAAAAGCTTTATTCTCTTCTTTTAACCTGATGGCGATTTCAACGTCTACTGACTTTTCAGGAGCTTCTCCATCGGTATAATATTCATTCTTAACATATTTCCCTCCTATCTCCGGAAGCTCCTCTCTGAATCTTCCCTGAAGATCCACTAGTGGAACAAGGTTATCGTTTTCGTCTTTTACCAACATCGGGGGCACTTCAGGAGTAGCTTCTTTAGCTACTTTAGCATCATCTGCACCAAATGTCGGGGCTGTATGAACGATCCCGGTACCATCTTCTGTAGTCACAAAATCTCCAGAAATCACTCTGAAGGCATTTTCAGGATTCTGATAAGGCAATGCATAAGGTAATAATTGCTCATATCTAATGCCTATAATGTCTGCCCCTTTAAAGTCCTTCACTACCAGGTAAGGTATCTTCTTATCTCCTTCCTCATATGCAGAAAGTTCGTCTTCATTTTCAGCAACTGTGTACTTGCCTGAAAACTGGCTTGCCACCAATGGCTTGCCAAGCACTACATTTATCGGCTTGTGTGTATACTGATTAAAGGTTTTCACCAACACATAATCGATCTTCGGCCCTACAGTTAACGCGGTATTAGAGGGCAAGGTCCAGGGAGTTGTCGTCCATGCCAGCAAATCGATCTCTCCGTATCCTTTTAAAAAGCCGGGAAGCGTTTCTTCTTTTGCCTTAAACATTGCCACGGCCGTGGTATCTGAAACATCCTTGTACGTACCCGGTTGGTTCAATTCATGAGAACTCAGGCCCGTACCTGCTTTAGGCGAATACGGCTGAATGGTATATCCCTTGTAAAGAAGTCCTTTATCGTAAATCTGCTTCAACAACCACCATACGCTCTCCATATATTTAGGCTTATAGGTAATATACGGATCTTCCATATCTACCCAATAACCCATTTTTCTGGTAAGATCATTCCAAACATCCGTATAACGCATTACCGCCTCTTTACAGGCTTTGTTATAATCTTCGATTGAAATCTTCTTACCGATATCCTCTTTCGTAATACCCAGTTCTTTTTCCACACCTAATTCTACAGGCAAACCATGTGTATCCCATCCCGCTTTACGTTTCACCTGATACCCTTTCTGCGTTTTATAACGACAAAAAATATCTTTAATAGCCCGCGCCATAACATGGTGAATCCCCGGCAAACCATTTGCAGAAGGCGGTCCTTCAAAAAAGACAAAAGGCCGGGCGTTTTCACGCGTGGTTATACTTTTTTCAAATACATCATGTTCTTCCCAGTAGTTCAAAATTTCTTCTGCTACTTTCGGTAAATCAAGTCCTTTGTACTCAGTAAACTTCATTTATATTCTTTTTCCTTATTCTGGATATTTTACTAAATCTATTTCATCAACCTTAAAAAGTGCGGACCTCCCGGCCACTGCACGCAACTGTCTTTACGCAACACTCATTAAGTTGCGCGAAATTAGTGATTTTCATTGAATTGTAGGTTTTAAAAACACAAAAAAAGCCCCTTTAAAAGTGAGCTTTTGTTAAAATTCAAAATTATTTTTGACTATCAAATTCTGTTGTCAGACATTAAACAAGCGGCTAAATTCACTCCTACGGCAAGCATTTAAATGTCTCTACGCCTGTCCATGCCCTTGCAGGAAGACCTTTCTTGGACTTGCGTTCAGACAGACCTCTTTATTTCCGGGCTGCGTATCAATATTAACAGCCAAACATATAAAATCCTGATCAGGTCATACAACCTGTGTATTAGCCAAATAATTGATCCAGTACATCTAAAGATTTCGGTTCTCTGAAACCATGAAGGTGAAACTGATAGAACCTGATAAGCATTTTTAACAGCTCTTTTCTTTTGAATTTGGTTGTTTTAACGGCCGCTATCGAATCGAAATCAGCTCTCAAAAAAGCATTGAATAACTGTAATTGCTCATCGGCTATATAAGGCTGTGCCGGCCTAACGGACACATATTCCGCCTCCCCCAGATCAAAGTACAAGGCGCCCTCATCGATTTCGTATGGCTGAAAGCCGAGGTACCGCGATAATTTAAGCAAGAAAAAGATATGAAAGTTAGCCACTTCTTCATGTGTATCCAACCATTGAATGGCTGTTTCCAGAAATCTGTACATTGGCTTATTTTCTTCCTCTTCGTGAAGCACACCTGCCAATACTTCTGACAAGAAAAAGACAATTGAATTCTTTACAACATCTGCATGAATGGTCTGAAAGTGATACAAAACCCTTGCTTCCCTGACACTCTCAAGCCCCCCTTTGTTCTTATGATTAGCTATAAGCTCCAACTGTGTTAACGGCTGAAAATAACCAGATTTGAGCTTTCCTTTTTTTGATTTTAAAACTCCTCTCAGCAAATAACTTTTAACCCCGTCCAGCTCTGTATAGCATTTTACAATCAGACTGGTATCGGAATATTTAATTGCAGATAAGACTATAGCTTTGGTCGTTACTATCATTTAATCTATATTACCAGACATCAAAAATACCAAATAAAAAAGCTCTTCAGGATGTCCTGAAGAGCTTTTAAAAGTTAATAACACGTAAAACAAATAATTATACTACACCTTGTGCAAGCATGGCATCAGCAACTTTAACAAAACCAGCAATATTTGCTCCTTTTACATAATTAACATAGTTGCCTTCTGTTCCATACGAAACACAAACATCGTGAATATTTTTCATAATTCCTTTTAATCGCTCATCAACTTCCTCTCTTGTCCAGCTAATTCTCAATGAATTTTGCGACATTTCGAGACCTGAAGTCGCCACACCGCCTGCATTAGACGCCTTACCCGGAGCGAACAATATTTTACTTTCATGGAATGCTGAAACAGCTTCAGGTGTTGAAGGCATATTTGCTCCTTCAGCAACAGCCATGCACCCGTTAGCTAACAGTGCTTTCGCATCATCTCCATCCAGTTCATTCTGAGTAGCACAAGGAAGCGCAACATCACAAACAACATTCCATGGTTTTTCACCAGCATGAAATTCTGCATTCGGATATTTCTCTATGTACTCGGAGATACGCACCCTTTTCTCATTTTTCAGATACATTACATGCGCCAGCTTCTCTTCATCTATCCCCTCTTTATCATGGATATATCCGGATGAATCAGACAAAGTAAGTACTGTTCCTCCTAAATGAAGTACTTTTTCAGCTGCATATTGAGCTACATTTCCAGATCCGGAGATCACGACTTTCTTCCCGTTAAAACTATCTCTCTTTGTTTCAAGCATGCTTTGAGCAAAGTAAACAGTTCCGTATCCGGTAGCTTCAGGGCGAATTAATGACCCTCCCCAAGAAAGTCCTTTACCGGTAAGCACTCCAGTAAATTCATTTCTGATTTTCTTATACATTCCAAACAGGTATCCAATCTCTCTGGCTCCAACACCTATATCTCCGGCCGGGACATCCGTATTCGGACCGATATGACGGCATAATTCAGCCATGAAGTTATGGCAGAAGCGCATAATTTCAGCATCGGATTTTCCTTTAGGGTCAAAATCAGATCCTCCTTTACCACCCCCCATCGGCAGTGTCGTTAAGCTATTTTTAAACACCTGCTCAAAAGCCAGGAATTTCAAGATACTCATGTTCACACTTGGATGAAAACGCAATCCCCCCTTATAAGGCCCGATAGCGGAATTCATCTGAATCCTGTACCCTCTGTTTACATGTATTTCTCCCTGGTCGTCTACCCAAGAAACCCTAAATGTAATAGCTCTTTCAGGCTCCACCATTCTTAAAAGAATGTTTTTACCACTATAAATTTCTTGTCCAGCAATATATGGAAGAACCGTTTCTGCCACTTCCTGAACAGCTTGTAAAAATTCCGGCTCGTGTGAATTACGAGCTTTTACAAGCTCCATAAACTCTTGGATTTTTTGTTCCATGTTAGTTTTTAAAATAGTTTTTAAAAAGTTCCCAATAAATCAGCGCAAATATACGATATGCTTAAAAATATCCTTCAAAAATTCACAACTTTATAATACAGCTCTAAAATACGTCATTCACTTTAACAAAACCTTAATAAAGCTACCCTATGGCTTGCTTCAGATCTGCTATCAGGTCGTCCGCATCTTCTATCCCGACACTTAAGCGAATTAATGCATCTACAACACCTGACCTCTCCCGTTCTTTCTTAGGGATACTGGCATGTGTCATGCTTGCAGGGTGTCCCGCCAAAGATTCAACTCCCCCGAGAGATTCTGCCAAAGTAAAAACCCTGAGGTTTTCTACAATTTTAATAGCATCCCGATAATTACTGTCCTTCGTTACAAAGGAAATCATTCCCCCGAAATCTCTCATCTGTTTTTTAGCTATATCGTGATTGGGATGACTTTCAAAACCGGGCCAGTAAACCTTTTCTATTTTGGGATGTTGTGCCAGGTACTCTGCTACAGCCCGACCATTTTCACAATGCCGTTGCATCCGTACGTGAAGCGTCTTAATGCCCCGAAGCACTAAAAAGCTGTCCATCGGACCACAAACAGCCCCGCTGGCATTTTGAATAAAATACAGCTTATCTGCCAGTTTCCTATCCTTAACAATTAAAGCTCCCATTACCACATCACTATGCCCTCCCAGGTATTTGGTTGCTGAATGCATCACAATATCTGCTCCCAGATCTATAGGCTGTTGCAAATAAGGAGTGGCAAAGGTATTATCTACCGCCAACAGCAAATCATTTTCTTTGGCTATTTCAGAAACCGCAACGATATCTATGATGTTCATCATTGGATTGGTAGGGGTTTCAACCCAAATCAGTTTTGTGTTTTCATTGATCTTCGGTACAATTTCAGAAACATTATGCATTCCCACAAAGTGAAATTTAATTCCGAAATTTTCAAAAATCTTGCTAAATAAACGATACGTACCTCCATACAAATCATTTGTAGAAATCACTTCATCTCCGGGTTTCAACAACTTCAAAACTGCATCTATTGCAGCCAATCCACTTGCAAACGCCAAACCGTAACGTCCATTTTCAATACTCGCCAACGCATCTTCCAAAGCCTTTCTGGTAGGATTATGTGTTCTGGAATACTCAAAACCCTTATGTCCTCCCGGTGTTGTTTGTGCATAAGTCGATGTTTGATATATGGGTGGCATGACCGCCCCATAAGCTTTATCGTGCTCCTGATTTCCGTGTATCGTCTTCGTATTAAACTTCATGATTACTCAAATTAAAATCTCTCTAACAAAAATATTGTTTCCTTTTGGGTATTCCAACGAACAATGTACCTTTATACAATCTTAATTTGACATTTTCCGATGAAAAAATACAATCTCTTACTATTAACCATCTTTGCTGTCATTTCATGCAACAAAGACGGTTTCGAACTTCAACAACAAACCATTACTTCTGAACCGTGCGATACTTGTGCCAAAGTATCTATCACTATACCAAAGGCTAACGGAAATGCAGTGGCAGACTCCATCAATAAACACCTTAATGAGTACGCCATTCAAGTATTAAATTATACCGAGGAACATTCTTCTGAATCAATCGAGCAGGAGGTTGATAAGTTTGTTGCGGAATACAAAAAGACCAAAAATGACTTTCCTGATATGGCTGCCGTTTGGGAAGCTACCATAAAAGGTGAAATCCCATACCGGTCCGAAAACGTAATAAGTATTCAATTAGATTCTTATGTATATACCGGAGGTGCACATGGCTATGGCGCTATTTCATATATTAACATCGACGCTAAAACGGGAATGCTGTTGGAATCCCGTGATTTATTTTCAGACTTTGACAACTTTGAAGAATTGGTTGAAGAAAAATTCAGGAGTACGCATAACATCCCTGAAAACGAAAACATAAACAGTACCGGCTTCATGTTCGATAACGATGTCTTCAGGCTCCCTCAGAATATAGGTTATACCCATGAAGGGATTGTACTTATATACAACCCC of the Zhouia spongiae genome contains:
- the ileS gene encoding isoleucine--tRNA ligase; translation: MKFTEYKGLDLPKVAEEILNYWEEHDVFEKSITTRENARPFVFFEGPPSANGLPGIHHVMARAIKDIFCRYKTQKGYQVKRKAGWDTHGLPVELGVEKELGITKEDIGKKISIEDYNKACKEAVMRYTDVWNDLTRKMGYWVDMEDPYITYKPKYMESVWWLLKQIYDKGLLYKGYTIQPYSPKAGTGLSSHELNQPGTYKDVSDTTAVAMFKAKEETLPGFLKGYGEIDLLAWTTTPWTLPSNTALTVGPKIDYVLVKTFNQYTHKPINVVLGKPLVASQFSGKYTVAENEDELSAYEEGDKKIPYLVVKDFKGADIIGIRYEQLLPYALPYQNPENAFRVISGDFVTTEDGTGIVHTAPTFGADDAKVAKEATPEVPPMLVKDENDNLVPLVDLQGRFREELPEIGGKYVKNEYYTDGEAPEKSVDVEIAIRLKEENKAFKVEKYVHSYPHCWRTDKPVLYYPLDSWFIKVTELKDRMFELNKTINWKPKATGEGRFGNWLQNANDWNLSRSRFWGIPLPIWRTEDGKEEVIIGSVEELKAKMTKAVEAGFMDADVFADFEVGNMSEENYDTVDLHKNIVDQITLVSPSGKPMKRESDLIDVWFDSGSMPYAQWHYPFENKELIDDKASYPADYIAEGVDQTRGWFYTLHAIGTLVFDSVAYKNVVSNGLVLDKNGQKMSKRLGNAVDPFTTLAEYGPDATRWYMISNANPWDNLKFDIEGVAEVRRKFFGTLYNTYAFFSLYANIDNFTYAEADIPLEKRPEIDRWILSELNTLIAKVDAAYNDYEPTKATRAISDFVQEYLSNWYVRLCRRRFWKGEYGEDKISAYQTLYTCLSIVTKLAAPVAPFYMDQLYRDLNQATRKEVCESVHLSEFPESDESYIDKSLERKMETAQTITSLVLSLRKKEKIKVRQPLTKVIVPILDEEQRKEISAVSDLISSEVNVKEVELLDDASGVLVKQIKPNFKVLGPRFGKDMGLIASEIKKFDQQDIQKLEQIGEITLVINEKNITLGIEEVEISSKDIEGWLVANSGAITVALDVTITDELRKEGIARELVNRIQNLRKDSGLEVTDKIDVKFQKDSTVIEQAVMSNIDYIKAETLTADLNFEEYLENGTEIAFDDVNTKLSIQKHL
- the recO gene encoding DNA repair protein RecO, with protein sequence MIVTTKAIVLSAIKYSDTSLIVKCYTELDGVKSYLLRGVLKSKKGKLKSGYFQPLTQLELIANHKNKGGLESVREARVLYHFQTIHADVVKNSIVFFLSEVLAGVLHEEEENKPMYRFLETAIQWLDTHEEVANFHIFFLLKLSRYLGFQPYEIDEGALYFDLGEAEYVSVRPAQPYIADEQLQLFNAFLRADFDSIAAVKTTKFKRKELLKMLIRFYQFHLHGFREPKSLDVLDQLFG
- the gdhA gene encoding NADP-specific glutamate dehydrogenase, translating into MEQKIQEFMELVKARNSHEPEFLQAVQEVAETVLPYIAGQEIYSGKNILLRMVEPERAITFRVSWVDDQGEIHVNRGYRIQMNSAIGPYKGGLRFHPSVNMSILKFLAFEQVFKNSLTTLPMGGGKGGSDFDPKGKSDAEIMRFCHNFMAELCRHIGPNTDVPAGDIGVGAREIGYLFGMYKKIRNEFTGVLTGKGLSWGGSLIRPEATGYGTVYFAQSMLETKRDSFNGKKVVISGSGNVAQYAAEKVLHLGGTVLTLSDSSGYIHDKEGIDEEKLAHVMYLKNEKRVRISEYIEKYPNAEFHAGEKPWNVVCDVALPCATQNELDGDDAKALLANGCMAVAEGANMPSTPEAVSAFHESKILFAPGKASNAGGVATSGLEMSQNSLRISWTREEVDERLKGIMKNIHDVCVSYGTEGNYVNYVKGANIAGFVKVADAMLAQGVV
- a CDS encoding cystathionine gamma-synthase, whose translation is MKFNTKTIHGNQEHDKAYGAVMPPIYQTSTYAQTTPGGHKGFEYSRTHNPTRKALEDALASIENGRYGLAFASGLAAIDAVLKLLKPGDEVISTNDLYGGTYRLFSKIFENFGIKFHFVGMHNVSEIVPKINENTKLIWVETPTNPMMNIIDIVAVSEIAKENDLLLAVDNTFATPYLQQPIDLGADIVMHSATKYLGGHSDVVMGALIVKDRKLADKLYFIQNASGAVCGPMDSFLVLRGIKTLHVRMQRHCENGRAVAEYLAQHPKIEKVYWPGFESHPNHDIAKKQMRDFGGMISFVTKDSNYRDAIKIVENLRVFTLAESLGGVESLAGHPASMTHASIPKKERERSGVVDALIRLSVGIEDADDLIADLKQAIG
- a CDS encoding DUF3298 and DUF4163 domain-containing protein; its protein translation is MKKYNLLLLTIFAVISCNKDGFELQQQTITSEPCDTCAKVSITIPKANGNAVADSINKHLNEYAIQVLNYTEEHSSESIEQEVDKFVAEYKKTKNDFPDMAAVWEATIKGEIPYRSENVISIQLDSYVYTGGAHGYGAISYINIDAKTGMLLESRDLFSDFDNFEELVEEKFRSTHNIPENENINSTGFMFDNDVFRLPQNIGYTHEGIVLIYNPYDIAAYAEGMITIQIPFEELQQNLILK